A stretch of Hypnocyclicus thermotrophus DNA encodes these proteins:
- a CDS encoding flagellin N-terminal helical domain-containing protein, producing MIINNNIRAENAYRHLSETQERQAASLEKLSSGVKINRAGDDAAGLAISEKMRSQIKGLEMAVRNAQDGISLIQTAEGALNETHAILQRMRELAVQSSNDTNTDADRRVIQQEMDQLRREIDRIADTTEFNTKQLLTGKYGYDPKNNSSNEGLKFQIGSNEGQTVVVTFDKMDAYALGIAGKEVKATTDRRGNDTKKEVISSDKAVSVITSSDAEKAISVLNKAVEKVSEQRAKYGAMQNRLEHTINNLRVASENLQAAESRIRDVDVAKEMVSFSKEKILSQSGTAMLAQANSQPKEVLKLIKE from the coding sequence ATGATAATTAATAATAATATAAGAGCAGAAAATGCTTATAGACACTTGAGTGAAACTCAAGAGAGGCAAGCAGCGTCATTAGAGAAATTATCTTCAGGTGTAAAGATAAATAGAGCTGGTGATGATGCAGCAGGACTTGCAATTTCTGAGAAAATGCGTAGCCAGATAAAAGGACTTGAAATGGCGGTAAGAAATGCACAGGATGGCATCTCTCTTATTCAAACTGCAGAAGGAGCATTAAATGAAACACATGCTATTTTACAAAGAATGAGAGAACTTGCTGTACAATCTTCTAATGATACAAATACAGATGCAGATAGAAGAGTAATACAGCAAGAAATGGATCAATTAAGAAGAGAAATTGATAGAATTGCAGATACAACAGAATTTAATACAAAACAATTATTAACTGGGAAATATGGATATGACCCTAAAAATAATAGCTCTAATGAAGGACTAAAATTTCAAATAGGTTCTAATGAAGGGCAAACTGTTGTAGTAACTTTTGATAAAATGGATGCCTATGCATTGGGGATAGCAGGTAAAGAAGTAAAAGCTACAACAGATAGAAGAGGAAATGATACTAAAAAAGAAGTAATATCATCAGATAAAGCAGTATCAGTAATTACTTCAAGTGATGCTGAAAAGGCAATATCTGTATTAAATAAAGCTGTAGAAAAAGTATCAGAACAAAGAGCAAAATATGGTGCTATGCAAAATAGACTTGAACATACAATTAATAATCTTAGAGTTGCAAGTGAAAATTTGCAAGCAGCAGAAAGCAGAATAAGAGATGTGGATGTGGCTAAAGAGATGGTATCATTTTCAAAAGAAAAAATATTATCTCAGTCAGGAACAGCAATGTTAGCCCAAGCAAATTCACAACCAAAAGAAGTATTGAAATTAATAAAAGAATAA
- a CDS encoding transporter substrate-binding domain-containing protein — protein sequence MKEIKAFIIVLILSLFVISCNKKNTNNSGSITKKAPLKVGMELKWPPFETITEDGKPTGISVDLAYELGKYLDRDIEIVDTSFGSLIPALETGKIDIIIASMSITKERAEKINFSKPYFYFSLVTLLNKNSNIKDKKELFSREGLKFVGPKSFVALKIPKEKANNPKLLEFDDKSSAVLEVVQGKADAFIIDAIAASEFYSKYPEQTEILWDPVEQAKIGMGLRKSDTELLEKVNTFINDLEKNGVYKRLAEKYNSIIDKSLPGQTLDFYTTPIGDE from the coding sequence ATGAAAGAAATTAAAGCTTTTATAATAGTGTTAATATTATCATTATTTGTGATTTCTTGTAATAAAAAAAATACAAATAATTCAGGAAGTATTACCAAAAAAGCACCATTAAAAGTAGGAATGGAATTAAAATGGCCACCTTTTGAAACTATAACTGAAGATGGAAAACCAACTGGTATTAGTGTTGACTTAGCTTATGAACTTGGAAAGTATTTAGATAGAGATATTGAAATAGTTGATACTTCTTTTGGCTCATTAATACCTGCGCTTGAAACTGGAAAAATTGATATAATTATAGCATCTATGTCTATCACAAAAGAAAGAGCAGAAAAAATAAATTTTTCAAAACCATATTTTTATTTTTCATTAGTTACTCTTTTAAATAAAAATAGTAATATTAAAGATAAAAAAGAATTATTTTCAAGAGAAGGGTTAAAATTTGTAGGGCCCAAAAGTTTTGTAGCTTTAAAAATACCTAAAGAAAAAGCTAATAATCCAAAATTATTGGAATTTGATGATAAATCAAGTGCTGTTCTTGAAGTGGTTCAAGGAAAAGCTGATGCTTTTATTATAGATGCTATTGCTGCATCTGAATTTTATAGTAAATATCCCGAACAAACAGAAATACTATGGGATCCTGTTGAACAAGCTAAAATAGGAATGGGACTTAGAAAAAGTGATACTGAATTACTTGAAAAAGTAAATACTTTTATAAATGATTTAGAAAAAAATGGAGTTTATAAAAGATTGGCAGAAAAATATAATAGTATTATAGATAAAAGTTTACCTGGTCAAACACTTGATTTTTACACTACACCTATAGGAGATGAATAA
- a CDS encoding amino acid ABC transporter ATP-binding protein yields the protein MNLTIKNLKKDYDKPVLKGINLELKNKNIIGVIGPSGGGKSTFLRLVAGLEELTEGSIIVNGLEITKDKIKDYHKKIGFVFQSHSLFPHLTILRNITLILEKIHKINKKNAEEKTIYLLEKFGLLEHMHKLPEQLSGGQSQRASIVRSLAINPDILFFDEPTSSLDPILTYEVLETILKLKDEKKDFIIVTHEIGFARDVADYILFIDEGKIIEHGPPNILSSPKTKNLKIFLSKVLSWNKN from the coding sequence ATGAATCTAACTATTAAAAATTTAAAAAAAGATTATGATAAACCTGTTTTAAAAGGAATAAATCTTGAACTAAAAAATAAAAATATTATTGGAGTAATTGGTCCAAGTGGTGGCGGAAAGTCTACTTTTTTAAGACTTGTTGCAGGGCTAGAAGAATTAACAGAGGGAAGTATAATTGTAAATGGATTAGAAATAACAAAAGATAAAATAAAAGATTACCATAAAAAAATAGGTTTTGTTTTTCAAAGTCATAGTCTATTTCCTCATTTAACAATTTTAAGAAATATAACTTTAATATTAGAAAAAATACATAAAATTAATAAAAAAAACGCTGAAGAAAAAACCATCTATTTATTAGAAAAATTTGGATTATTAGAACATATGCATAAATTACCTGAACAATTAAGTGGCGGTCAATCTCAAAGAGCCTCTATTGTACGTTCTCTTGCTATTAATCCTGATATACTTTTTTTTGATGAACCTACAAGCTCTTTAGATCCAATTCTTACATATGAAGTATTAGAAACTATACTAAAATTAAAAGATGAAAAAAAAGATTTTATAATAGTAACACATGAGATTGGATTTGCTCGAGATGTTGCTGATTATATTCTTTTTATTGATGAAGGAAAAATTATTGAACATGGACCACCTAATATTCTGTCTTCGCCTAAAACTAAAAATCTAAAAATATTTTTATCAAAAGTCTTGAGTTGGAATAAAAACTAA
- the hag gene encoding flagellin Hag codes for MIINNNITALNSYRNLTDVNNRVSKSMEKLSSGLRINRAGDDAAGLAISEKMRGQIKGLNMARKNSQDAISLIQTAEGALNETHSILQRMRELAVQAANDTNTQSDRKQIQKEMNQLRQEIDRISKTTEFNTKKLLNGDFNGQNGSKIRFQVGANEGQTVELTFNDMSAKTLRIAQVKRIETDNGTKEVDTGDAISVTDANSAQKAITTINNAIETVSEERAKYGAVQNRLEHTINNLAVSAENLQAAESRIRDTDMAKEMVALSKDKIISQSGTAMLAQANTAPQNILQLLR; via the coding sequence ATGATAATTAATAACAATATTACAGCTTTAAATTCGTATCGTAATTTAACAGATGTAAATAACAGAGTATCAAAATCAATGGAAAAACTGTCTTCAGGTTTAAGAATAAATAGAGCTGGAGATGACGCTGCAGGATTAGCAATATCAGAAAAAATGAGGGGCCAAATAAAAGGACTTAATATGGCCAGAAAAAATTCACAAGATGCGATATCATTAATCCAAACAGCAGAAGGAGCATTGAATGAAACTCATTCAATATTACAAAGAATGAGAGAACTTGCTGTACAAGCAGCAAATGATACAAATACTCAAAGTGATAGGAAACAAATTCAAAAAGAAATGAATCAACTTCGTCAAGAAATAGATAGAATTTCTAAAACAACAGAATTTAATACAAAAAAATTATTAAATGGAGATTTTAATGGTCAAAATGGCTCTAAAATAAGATTTCAAGTAGGAGCAAATGAAGGACAAACAGTAGAACTTACATTTAATGATATGAGTGCTAAAACTCTTAGGATAGCACAGGTTAAAAGAATAGAAACAGATAATGGTACTAAAGAAGTAGATACTGGAGATGCAATTTCAGTTACAGATGCAAATTCGGCACAAAAAGCCATAACAACAATAAATAACGCAATTGAAACAGTATCAGAAGAAAGAGCAAAATATGGAGCTGTTCAAAATAGATTAGAGCATACAATAAATAATTTAGCTGTATCTGCAGAAAACCTACAAGCAGCAGAAAGCAGAATAAGAGATACAGATATGGCAAAAGAAATGGTAGCTTTATCAAAAGATAAAATTATTTCTCAGTCAGGAACAGCAATGTTAGCTCAAGCAAATACTGCGCCTCAAAATATATTACAGTTACTTAGGTAG
- a CDS encoding alpha/beta hydrolase yields the protein MGKIITEEIYIKQLKKNRKVRIYLPNDYEKSDKKYPVIYMHDAQNIYNIGISAYGMEWNVDKTLDSIFEKTKKGFIVVGIDNASERNGAERITEYSPFINNNLYKITDKYNDGYTLGGKGDKYAEFIVNDLKLYIDKKYKTLSDRENTAIIGSSMGGFISIYIGLKYQNIFSKIGGLSNAIWFAENDMIQFIKNIKKENDMTIYLDVGTNETSDERVDNFNELYINGNKKTYEILKEKGFNVNFYLIEGAKHNEVYWAKRFSNVIEALFFNE from the coding sequence ATGGGAAAAATAATAACAGAGGAAATTTATATTAAACAATTAAAAAAAAATCGAAAAGTAAGAATTTATTTACCAAATGATTATGAAAAAAGTGATAAAAAATATCCTGTTATATATATGCATGATGCACAAAATATATATAACATTGGGATATCTGCTTATGGAATGGAGTGGAATGTAGACAAAACTTTAGATAGTATTTTTGAAAAAACTAAAAAAGGCTTTATTGTAGTAGGAATAGATAATGCTTCTGAAAGAAATGGAGCAGAAAGAATAACAGAATATTCACCATTTATAAATAATAATCTTTATAAAATCACTGATAAATATAATGATGGTTATACTCTTGGAGGAAAAGGTGATAAGTATGCCGAATTTATAGTAAATGATTTAAAATTGTATATAGATAAAAAATATAAAACTCTGTCTGACAGAGAAAATACCGCTATAATAGGAAGTTCTATGGGAGGATTTATTTCTATTTATATTGGATTGAAATATCAAAATATTTTTTCAAAAATAGGAGGTTTATCAAATGCAATTTGGTTTGCTGAAAATGATATGATACAGTTTATTAAAAATATAAAAAAAGAAAATGATATGACAATATATTTGGATGTAGGAACTAATGAAACAAGTGATGAGAGAGTAGACAATTTTAATGAACTTTATATTAATGGAAATAAAAAAACATATGAAATATTGAAAGAAAAAGGATTTAATGTAAATTTTTATTTGATTGAAGGTGCTAAACATAATGAAGTATATTGGGCAAAAAGATTTTCTAATGTAATAGAAGCTTTGTTTTTTAATGAATAA
- a CDS encoding ABC transporter permease subunit, translated as MNFKKQSIKGFNFFLAFLVFTYFVYFIIKRIPSSNFSFSFLAPYKNLIIQGWLNSILISIIALFCSLIIGFVIYIMTINNIPFLRYFIKYLAIIFNEIIFGSPLLVFVLIIYYFIGTAFNYSNRMVLGTAALSLYMAPYMTNLFKGAIESIDENQHMAAKLFGFTTIQKYQYIILPQIIKIIMPPLSGNLTFIIKGSSILYVIGYKELFYSISTAQSRTYAFTEGYILMLVSYLLITIPLIRITNYLERRYA; from the coding sequence ATGAATTTTAAAAAACAATCTATAAAAGGCTTTAATTTCTTTTTAGCCTTTTTAGTATTCACTTACTTTGTATACTTTATAATAAAAAGAATACCTTCTAGTAATTTTAGTTTTTCGTTTTTAGCACCATATAAAAATTTAATTATACAAGGTTGGCTAAATAGTATTTTAATTAGTATAATAGCCCTCTTTTGTAGTTTAATAATTGGGTTTGTTATTTATATAATGACTATAAATAATATACCTTTTTTACGTTATTTTATAAAATATTTAGCTATTATTTTTAATGAAATAATTTTCGGTTCACCACTTCTTGTATTTGTGTTAATAATCTATTATTTTATTGGAACTGCATTTAACTATTCCAATAGAATGGTTCTTGGCACTGCTGCACTTAGTCTTTATATGGCACCATATATGACAAATTTATTTAAAGGCGCTATTGAATCAATAGATGAAAATCAACATATGGCAGCAAAATTATTTGGTTTTACAACTATACAAAAATATCAATATATAATTTTACCTCAAATAATAAAAATTATTATGCCGCCATTATCTGGAAATTTAACTTTTATAATAAAAGGTAGTTCTATCCTTTATGTTATTGGATATAAAGAACTTTTTTATTCTATTTCAACTGCGCAATCACGTACTTATGCTTTTACAGAAGGATATATTTTAATGCTTGTTTCATATTTGTTAATTACAATTCCTCTTATCAGAATTACGAACTATCTTGAAAGAAGGTATGCCTAA